One Candidatus Thioglobus sp. DNA window includes the following coding sequences:
- a CDS encoding Y-family DNA polymerase: MSLLFGVLLRQLFINMPKFSQQKFALIDCNNFYASCERVFEPKLEREPIVVLSNNDGCVIARSNEAKSLGIKMGVPYYRMKDLMISKSVVVKSSNYPLYGDMSSRVMKVISQYSPIQEVYSIDESFLDLSGFTINLNTYMQTLKNQVKSWTGIPVCVGIGSTKVRAKLANRIAKIYSRFNGVFDIDTLPIERFEKLLDSFEVIDIWGIGNKSAQKLQQIGINSAYDFYKADIGIIETLLGVNGKRIYRELYGYSCLAIEEIEPARKQIVSSRSFGLDLSDFDEINQALTSLTRKAVNRLNQKSLAATSMSIYIYTNPFKKNISRINLSKTIGMSTPVSDERLLIPLCAKILKQIYEPGYKFYKGGVMLGSLTPDKSQQDMFMANNTTQSLQKHPYGKLLRYASELGNDRWLPRSDFKSNRFTTNWSELLSI; encoded by the coding sequence ATGAGCTTATTATTTGGGGTGTTGTTACGTCAACTATTCATCAATATGCCTAAATTCAGCCAGCAAAAATTTGCACTGATTGATTGTAATAATTTTTATGCATCCTGTGAGCGAGTGTTTGAGCCTAAATTAGAGCGAGAACCTATTGTGGTCCTCAGTAACAACGATGGCTGTGTTATTGCGCGTTCTAATGAAGCTAAATCACTCGGAATTAAGATGGGTGTGCCATATTACCGAATGAAAGATTTAATGATTAGTAAATCAGTCGTAGTTAAGTCATCTAATTATCCTTTATATGGTGACATGTCATCTCGAGTGATGAAAGTTATTAGCCAATATTCACCTATACAAGAGGTGTATTCAATTGATGAGAGTTTCCTAGATTTATCAGGCTTTACAATAAACCTGAATACATACATGCAAACACTAAAAAACCAGGTTAAATCATGGACGGGTATTCCGGTTTGCGTAGGTATTGGCAGCACAAAGGTACGAGCAAAACTAGCCAATCGTATTGCTAAAATTTACTCAAGGTTTAATGGAGTATTTGACATCGATACCTTACCAATTGAACGCTTTGAAAAGCTATTAGATTCTTTTGAGGTGATTGATATCTGGGGTATTGGAAATAAATCAGCCCAAAAGTTACAGCAGATTGGAATTAACAGTGCTTATGATTTTTACAAGGCTGATATTGGAATTATTGAAACCTTATTAGGCGTTAATGGCAAGCGTATATATAGAGAGCTATATGGCTATTCTTGTCTGGCAATAGAAGAAATTGAACCAGCTAGGAAGCAAATTGTATCTTCACGCTCTTTTGGACTCGATTTAAGCGATTTTGACGAGATCAACCAAGCATTGACAAGTTTAACCAGAAAGGCTGTCAATAGGCTTAATCAGAAGTCTTTGGCAGCCACCTCTATGAGTATTTATATTTACACAAACCCTTTTAAAAAAAATATTTCACGCATCAATCTATCAAAAACGATTGGTATGAGTACACCTGTTAGCGATGAAAGATTATTGATACCATTATGTGCAAAAATACTTAAGCAAATTTACGAACCAGGCTATAAGTTTTATAAGGGCGGTGTTATGCTAGGAAGCCTAACGCCGGATAAGAGCCAGCAAGACATGTTTATGGCTAATAATACAACTCAATCATTACAAAAACATCCATATGGTAAATTATTACGCTATGCAAGCGAACTTGGTAATGATCGTTGGCTACCAAGAAGTGATTTTAAATCAAATAGATTTACAACTAATTGGTCTGAATTGCTAAGTATTTAA
- a CDS encoding 2Fe-2S iron-sulfur cluster-binding protein, which yields MNHSDLYQVKLQGQEKLFECAHSDSILDGGLRHGLSMRYECSNGTCGVCKAKLVKGDIEKIKHHDYALTAEEIDNQEFLMCCHAPSSNLEIELDLIGDVRLIPLQKIQTKIKSIRFVNENMAIVSLRTPRSKNLQFMAGQDVELNFKGLVSRYPIASCPCHGMELEFHIRNLDIDEFSQLIFSHKIKDKDKVDLTGPKGVFVLKEMSDKPMVFIAWDGGFAPIRSLIEHAFSLEMPNSVYFYWAYPSVEPRPYFDNHAQSWNAVMDDYYYQSIACEFDRNSHNDCHKVARQIYDSLNHEIVNQSEVYISAPAEVLIYLGEFLLENGLNDAQLIASPI from the coding sequence ATGAATCATTCGGATCTTTATCAAGTTAAACTTCAAGGCCAGGAAAAATTATTTGAATGCGCTCATTCAGACTCTATTCTTGATGGTGGCCTGCGCCATGGCTTGTCGATGCGCTATGAGTGTAGTAATGGTACTTGCGGCGTTTGCAAAGCCAAACTTGTTAAGGGTGATATTGAAAAGATCAAACATCATGATTATGCCCTCACTGCTGAGGAGATAGATAATCAAGAGTTCTTAATGTGTTGTCATGCACCCAGCTCAAATCTTGAGATTGAGCTCGATTTGATTGGAGATGTTCGCTTAATTCCTCTTCAAAAAATTCAGACTAAAATCAAAAGCATCCGTTTTGTTAATGAAAACATGGCGATTGTCAGTCTAAGAACGCCACGCTCTAAAAATTTACAATTTATGGCGGGACAAGATGTTGAGTTAAACTTTAAAGGGTTGGTGTCTCGCTACCCTATCGCCTCATGCCCGTGTCACGGCATGGAGCTTGAGTTTCATATTCGAAATCTTGATATTGATGAATTTTCACAATTAATTTTTTCTCATAAAATCAAGGATAAAGATAAAGTTGATCTAACAGGTCCTAAAGGTGTATTTGTCCTTAAAGAAATGTCAGACAAGCCTATGGTTTTTATCGCATGGGATGGCGGATTTGCACCAATTAGAAGTTTGATCGAACATGCTTTTTCATTGGAAATGCCTAATTCTGTTTATTTTTACTGGGCTTATCCAAGTGTTGAGCCTCGCCCTTATTTTGATAACCATGCGCAATCTTGGAATGCTGTGATGGATGATTATTACTATCAGTCAATTGCTTGTGAATTTGATCGAAATAGTCATAATGATTGCCACAAGGTTGCAAGGCAAATTTATGATTCTTTGAATCATGAGATTGTTAATCAATCAGAAGTCTATATTTCTGCACCAGCAGAAGTGTTGATTTATTTAGGTGAATTTTTATTAGAAAATGGCCTAAATGATGCTCAATTGATCGCTTCACCGATTTAG
- the selD gene encoding selenide, water dikinase SelD produces the protein MSDSNINNVKLTEYSHGQGCGCKISPKVLDVILESSLTEFNDPKLLVGNASRDDAAVYDLGNGEGIISTTDFFMPIVDDPFTFGRIAATNAISDIYAMGGTPLMAIAIFGWPIDKLTPEIGRQVIEGGRSVCADAGISLAGGHSIDAPEPIFGLAVTGRVAIKHLKENSKAQVGDKIYLTKPLGIGILTTAQKQKKITKEDESRAIDTMCELNDIGAKLSKINGINAITDVTGFGLGGHLVEVCQGSKVSAIIDYQKVPTLPNIQHYLANGCSPGGAQRNFDSYGHHLSQMSDQVQSIICDPQTSGGLLVMVNDEAQEEFQNTMNAAGFKLEAIGEIIAHTQTTVRINA, from the coding sequence ATGTCTGATTCAAATATAAACAATGTAAAGCTTACTGAATATAGTCATGGCCAAGGTTGTGGTTGTAAAATATCGCCAAAAGTTTTAGACGTAATTTTAGAATCATCATTAACTGAGTTTAATGATCCAAAACTTTTAGTTGGTAATGCTTCTCGCGATGATGCAGCTGTTTATGATTTAGGCAATGGAGAAGGGATTATTAGTACCACTGATTTCTTTATGCCAATTGTAGATGATCCATTTACTTTTGGAAGAATCGCTGCAACCAATGCCATTAGCGATATTTACGCCATGGGCGGCACCCCTTTGATGGCCATTGCTATTTTCGGCTGGCCTATCGACAAGCTTACACCTGAAATAGGTCGTCAAGTAATCGAAGGCGGGCGCAGTGTTTGCGCTGATGCAGGTATTTCTTTAGCAGGTGGACATAGTATTGACGCACCAGAACCTATTTTTGGCTTGGCTGTTACTGGAAGGGTTGCTATCAAACACCTTAAGGAAAATTCAAAAGCTCAAGTAGGTGACAAAATCTATCTAACTAAACCTTTGGGTATTGGTATTTTAACCACGGCGCAAAAACAAAAGAAAATTACCAAAGAGGATGAATCTAGAGCCATTGACACCATGTGTGAACTTAACGATATCGGCGCCAAACTATCCAAAATCAACGGTATTAATGCGATTACTGATGTAACTGGATTTGGCCTAGGTGGGCATTTGGTTGAAGTTTGTCAAGGCTCTAAGGTATCTGCTATTATCGATTATCAAAAAGTACCAACTTTACCAAATATTCAACATTATTTAGCCAATGGCTGCTCTCCAGGTGGCGCTCAGCGAAACTTCGACAGCTATGGACATCATTTAAGTCAAATGAGTGATCAGGTTCAATCAATAATTTGTGATCCACAAACTAGTGGCGGGCTACTTGTTATGGTTAATGACGAAGCGCAAGAGGAATTTCAAAATACCATGAATGCAGCTGGGTTTAAGCTTGAAGCGATTGGTGAAATTATTGCACACACCCAAACGACTGTAAGAATTAATGCCTAA
- a CDS encoding 2Fe-2S iron-sulfur cluster-binding protein yields the protein MFRIDVENINGKTESLYVYGEHSILTELEEHNVVINHSCRQGHCGSCVLLLLKGDVRHQDCLVPLSQGEILACQAKPITDIKIGSRN from the coding sequence ATGTTTAGAATCGATGTTGAGAACATCAACGGCAAAACTGAATCACTTTATGTCTATGGAGAACACTCGATTCTAACGGAGCTTGAAGAGCACAATGTAGTGATTAATCATTCTTGTCGCCAAGGGCATTGCGGCTCTTGTGTGTTATTACTGTTAAAAGGGGATGTTAGGCATCAAGATTGTTTGGTGCCTTTATCCCAAGGTGAAATTTTAGCGTGTCAAGCAAAGCCTATTACCGATATTAAGATTGGCTCAAGAAATTGA
- a CDS encoding dUTP diphosphatase: protein MNHIKQMFELQMKLNDATNGEIWTEGATKEGRQISWLRCIYMEAAEAIDSFNWKHWKDIDSKNDIDNAKVELVDIWHFLMSEAIHYGDAGFAEIYNDMVPERDIDPEKMVEIFEKIVAISASANVDKSQNSLYQLFALFFQALGNMAMDVPELYKRYLVKNQLNTFRQDHGYKDGSYVKMWGAVEDNVVAFNIMEQSPELTPEQLYTQLEEAYSQL, encoded by the coding sequence ATGAACCACATTAAACAAATGTTCGAACTACAGATGAAGCTCAATGACGCCACTAACGGCGAAATTTGGACTGAAGGCGCTACTAAAGAAGGGCGTCAAATCTCATGGTTACGTTGTATTTATATGGAAGCTGCTGAAGCAATTGATTCTTTTAATTGGAAGCATTGGAAAGATATTGACTCAAAAAATGATATTGATAATGCTAAAGTTGAATTGGTTGATATTTGGCACTTTTTAATGTCCGAAGCAATTCATTATGGTGATGCTGGTTTTGCTGAAATATACAATGATATGGTGCCTGAGCGCGACATAGATCCAGAAAAGATGGTGGAGATATTTGAAAAAATCGTAGCCATATCAGCCAGTGCTAACGTTGATAAATCTCAAAATTCTTTATACCAATTGTTTGCTTTGTTTTTCCAAGCGTTGGGCAATATGGCCATGGACGTGCCAGAATTATATAAACGCTATTTGGTTAAAAATCAGTTGAATACTTTTAGACAAGATCATGGATATAAGGATGGCTCTTACGTGAAGATGTGGGGCGCAGTTGAGGATAATGTTGTTGCTTTTAATATTATGGAACAAAGCCCTGAGCTAACACCAGAACAACTCTACACACAACTAGAAGAAGCTTACTCTCAACTTTAA
- the mnmH gene encoding tRNA 2-selenouridine(34) synthase MnmH: MPNSLTQIEDFHSLVVNNTPMFDTRAPIEFTQGAFPHTQSLPLMSDQERELVGTCYKNKGQEKAIELGHELVQGEDKQAKVIAWLEFIQKNPNGALYCFRGGLRSQITQQWIYEESGIDYPRLKGGYKALRRYLIDETERVMNQVTPIIIGGQTGCGKTLLLEHIQQMVDLEGLANHRGSAFGNTTTAQPTQISFENELAIKLIKQQNYSHLVFEDEGANVGTVHIPDCVKNKTSQADLILLDATTDERIQVSMDAYVINMYQNFLIQDQANGFDNFAKYWLTSLEKIQKRLGLEHYKVMKLQVESALTSYQNSNTFDDFLPIVESLLVDYYDPMYNYQIQKKLDRVIFKGSSSEILDYLRSLSIS; encoded by the coding sequence ATGCCTAATTCGCTGACTCAGATTGAAGATTTTCACTCTCTGGTAGTCAACAACACCCCCATGTTTGATACTCGTGCACCTATTGAATTTACACAGGGTGCTTTTCCACATACGCAAAGCTTGCCACTCATGAGTGACCAAGAGCGGGAGCTTGTTGGTACTTGTTATAAGAATAAGGGCCAAGAAAAAGCTATTGAACTAGGACATGAATTAGTTCAGGGCGAAGACAAACAGGCTAAAGTTATAGCCTGGCTGGAGTTTATCCAGAAAAATCCTAATGGCGCCCTATATTGCTTTCGTGGTGGCTTACGTAGTCAAATTACTCAACAATGGATTTATGAAGAGTCAGGCATTGATTATCCACGGTTAAAAGGGGGTTACAAGGCGCTACGTCGATACTTGATTGATGAAACTGAGCGAGTCATGAATCAAGTTACGCCGATCATTATTGGTGGACAAACTGGCTGTGGGAAAACTTTGCTACTTGAGCATATTCAACAAATGGTTGATCTAGAAGGTCTGGCTAACCACAGAGGGTCTGCATTCGGCAATACAACTACAGCCCAACCGACTCAAATTTCTTTTGAAAATGAGCTGGCCATTAAACTTATTAAGCAGCAAAATTATTCACACTTAGTATTTGAAGATGAAGGTGCTAATGTAGGAACCGTGCATATTCCTGATTGCGTAAAAAACAAAACATCTCAAGCAGATTTAATATTACTTGATGCAACAACCGATGAGCGTATTCAAGTTAGTATGGACGCCTATGTAATTAATATGTATCAAAACTTCTTAATCCAAGATCAAGCTAATGGTTTTGATAATTTTGCTAAATATTGGCTCACAAGCCTTGAAAAAATTCAAAAAAGACTAGGGCTTGAGCACTATAAAGTGATGAAATTACAAGTAGAGTCTGCACTAACAAGCTATCAAAATAGCAATACTTTTGATGATTTTTTGCCTATTGTTGAATCACTCTTGGTTGATTATTACGACCCTATGTATAACTATCAAATCCAAAAAAAATTAGACCGTGTTATATTTAAAGGCAGTAGCTCAGAGATTCTTGATTATTTGCGCAGTTTGTCAATTTCTTGA
- the nrdA gene encoding ribonucleoside-diphosphate reductase subunit alpha, with amino-acid sequence MNQNIKVTKRNGQQEPIDMEKIHRVVHWASQDLKGVSVSQVEINAQLAFFNGIKTEDIHETIIKSAADLISKEVPDYQYLAARLAIFHLRKKAFKSFTPSALFEHVKKFTDLGIYDKDILDKYTQAEIEELDEYIDHWRDMKFSYAAVKQLEGKYLVQNRVTGDIYESPQQLYMLVGMCLFQEYENEARMSIVKRFYDGVSNFKISLPTPIMAGVRTPTRQFSSCVLIEADDDLDSISAASGAIVKYVSQRAGIGINAGRIRAIGSPIRNGEATHTGCIPFYKHFHTAVKSCSQGGVRGGAATLFYPLWHLEVESLLVLKNNTGTDENRIRHLDYGVQFNGLMYQRFLADGDITLFSPHDVPGLYDSFFEDQDQFKQLYEKYEQDSSIRKETIKARDLFAKFMQERANTGRIYLQNVDHCNTHGAFDPKVAPVRQSNLCMEITLPTKPLHSVQDENGEVALCTLSAVNLGALDSIDELEDVTDIIVRALDSLLDYQDYPLKAAEIASMNRRTLGIGVTNLAYYLAKNDVKYSDGSGNELVHTTFEALQYYALKASNILAVEKGACPLFNETHYAQGIMPIDTYKKNVDDFCGSELKLDWDKLRADIMTTGLRNSTLTALMPCESSSQISNSTNGIEPPRGFVSIKQSKDGILKQIVPDYEALKDKYELLWDIKGNEGYLQLCAIMQKFVDQSISTNTHYDPSQFKNNRVPMKLFLMDLLTAYKYGVKTLYYHTTRDGGGDDMLEKEDDNACADGVCKL; translated from the coding sequence ATGAATCAAAATATTAAAGTCACCAAGCGTAATGGCCAGCAAGAGCCGATCGACATGGAGAAGATTCATCGTGTTGTGCATTGGGCTTCGCAAGACCTAAAAGGGGTTAGTGTTAGTCAGGTTGAAATCAATGCACAATTAGCATTTTTTAATGGAATTAAGACCGAAGACATCCATGAAACAATCATTAAGTCGGCTGCTGATTTAATCTCAAAAGAGGTGCCTGATTACCAATATTTGGCGGCTAGATTGGCTATTTTTCATTTGCGTAAAAAAGCTTTTAAATCTTTTACACCCTCTGCCCTTTTTGAGCATGTGAAAAAATTTACTGATTTAGGTATTTATGACAAAGATATCTTAGATAAATACACCCAAGCTGAAATTGAAGAACTGGATGAGTATATTGATCATTGGCGTGATATGAAATTTTCATATGCGGCTGTCAAACAGCTTGAAGGTAAGTATTTGGTACAAAATCGTGTAACTGGTGATATTTATGAATCACCACAGCAGCTGTACATGTTGGTAGGCATGTGCCTATTTCAAGAATATGAAAATGAAGCTCGCATGTCAATTGTTAAGCGTTTTTATGATGGTGTATCTAACTTTAAGATCTCACTACCAACACCGATTATGGCAGGTGTGCGCACACCAACGCGCCAATTTTCATCCTGTGTTTTAATCGAAGCAGACGATGACCTTGATTCGATCAGTGCAGCATCAGGCGCTATTGTTAAATATGTTTCCCAAAGGGCTGGTATTGGTATTAATGCCGGTAGAATTAGAGCGATCGGCAGCCCTATTCGTAATGGTGAAGCGACACACACAGGCTGCATTCCTTTTTATAAGCATTTTCATACAGCAGTTAAGTCTTGCTCTCAAGGCGGAGTTCGTGGCGGTGCAGCTACCCTTTTCTATCCTTTATGGCATCTTGAAGTTGAAAGTTTACTGGTATTGAAAAATAACACAGGTACGGATGAAAATAGAATTCGTCATCTTGATTATGGCGTTCAATTTAATGGATTGATGTACCAACGTTTTTTAGCTGATGGTGACATCACTTTATTCTCTCCACATGATGTGCCTGGCTTGTACGATTCTTTTTTTGAAGATCAAGATCAGTTTAAGCAATTATATGAAAAATACGAGCAGGACAGCTCAATTCGTAAAGAGACGATTAAAGCCAGAGATTTGTTTGCTAAATTTATGCAAGAGCGTGCCAACACTGGACGTATTTATCTGCAAAATGTTGATCATTGCAATACTCACGGTGCTTTTGATCCAAAAGTAGCGCCAGTGCGCCAATCAAACCTTTGTATGGAGATTACTCTACCGACTAAGCCCTTACATTCAGTTCAAGATGAAAATGGTGAAGTGGCGTTGTGTACACTATCAGCCGTTAACCTAGGCGCATTAGATTCTATTGATGAGTTAGAGGATGTTACAGATATTATTGTACGTGCGCTAGATTCACTACTAGATTATCAAGATTACCCTCTTAAAGCGGCAGAAATTGCAAGTATGAATCGTCGAACTTTAGGCATTGGTGTTACCAACCTTGCTTACTATTTGGCAAAAAATGACGTTAAATATTCTGATGGCTCCGGCAATGAATTGGTTCACACTACCTTTGAAGCGCTTCAGTATTACGCTCTTAAAGCCTCCAATATTCTGGCAGTTGAAAAAGGTGCTTGTCCTTTATTTAATGAGACCCATTATGCACAAGGTATTATGCCAATTGATACTTACAAGAAAAATGTCGATGATTTTTGTGGTTCTGAACTTAAACTAGATTGGGATAAATTACGAGCTGATATCATGACAACCGGTTTAAGAAATTCAACACTGACCGCGTTAATGCCTTGTGAAAGTTCTTCGCAAATTTCTAACTCCACTAATGGCATTGAGCCACCACGTGGTTTTGTATCTATCAAGCAATCTAAAGACGGCATCTTGAAGCAAATTGTGCCAGATTATGAAGCGCTTAAAGATAAATACGAATTACTTTGGGATATCAAGGGAAATGAAGGTTATTTACAGCTTTGCGCTATTATGCAAAAATTTGTTGATCAGTCCATTAGTACAAACACACATTATGATCCTTCTCAATTTAAAAATAATCGAGTGCCGATGAAACTATTCTTGATGGATCTTTTAACGGCTTATAAGTACGGTGTCAAGACTCTTTATTATCATACGACACGTGATGGTGGCGGTGACGATATGCTTGAAAAGGAAGATGATAATGCTTGCGCTGATGGCGTTTGTAAACTTTAG
- a CDS encoding thioredoxin domain-containing protein gives MPALEVNIDNFEALVLEESHHRLVVLDISAEWCGPCNVLEPIINSVASEYDEKEFLLAKIEAEDENMKIAGRYGVRGFPTVIAFINGEEVDRFHSAQTPDFVSNFIDINLSKI, from the coding sequence ATGCCTGCTTTAGAGGTTAATATTGACAATTTTGAGGCGCTTGTACTAGAGGAGTCTCACCATCGATTAGTGGTTTTAGATATTTCAGCTGAGTGGTGTGGGCCATGTAATGTTTTAGAGCCAATCATTAATTCTGTAGCATCAGAGTATGATGAAAAAGAGTTTTTACTGGCCAAAATTGAAGCGGAAGATGAAAATATGAAAATTGCTGGGCGCTATGGTGTGCGTGGATTTCCAACTGTTATTGCTTTTATTAACGGTGAAGAAGTTGATCGTTTCCATTCTGCTCAAACTCCAGACTTTGTAAGTAATTTTATCGATATTAATCTTAGTAAAATTTAG
- a CDS encoding LamB/YcsF family protein produces the protein MINCDLGECLTPNPDTDIMPLINMANVACGGHAGDNNSMIKTIQLAKKFGVKIGAHPSYADMTNFGRVSQTLSSSSLFDLIYQQITTFQTLCTEHGALLKYIKPHGALYHDITHNPLVLEVMCDVIHKIDQNLSLVVLAGHEDYFKNFGNNKNGLFLHEVYADRGYQGLQMIPRGSNGAVLTDPKSIIDQYYQFLEEKSFKIDTICFHSDNKASVDALKLLKNA, from the coding sequence ATGATTAATTGCGACTTAGGAGAGTGTTTAACTCCCAACCCTGATACCGATATTATGCCGCTAATTAACATGGCAAATGTTGCTTGTGGCGGTCATGCGGGTGATAACAACAGCATGATAAAAACCATTCAACTTGCCAAAAAATTTGGCGTCAAGATTGGCGCACATCCGAGTTATGCAGATATGACTAACTTTGGTCGGGTGAGTCAAACACTCAGTAGCTCCAGCTTGTTTGATTTAATTTACCAGCAAATTACCACTTTTCAAACGCTGTGCACTGAACATGGTGCTCTTCTTAAATATATCAAGCCACATGGTGCTTTGTATCACGATATAACTCACAACCCTTTGGTTTTAGAAGTGATGTGTGATGTAATTCATAAAATTGATCAAAATCTATCCTTGGTGGTTCTGGCCGGTCATGAGGATTATTTTAAAAATTTCGGAAATAATAAGAATGGCTTATTTTTGCATGAAGTTTATGCCGATCGAGGCTATCAAGGGTTGCAAATGATTCCTAGAGGCAGTAATGGTGCAGTTTTAACCGATCCAAAATCTATTATTGATCAATATTATCAATTTTTAGAGGAAAAATCTTTCAAAATTGATACCATTTGCTTTCATAGTGACAATAAAGCCTCTGTAGATGCCCTAAAACTGCTTAAAAATGCATAA
- the nrdB gene encoding ribonucleotide-diphosphate reductase subunit beta produces the protein MSYSIFNKKITNTLTQPMFFGDTVNVARFDKQKFEMFEKLTEKQLSFFWRPEEIDVSKDKMDFAKLLPNEKHIFLSNLQYQILLDSVQGRSPNIAFLPIVSLPELENWIETWSFSETIHSRSYTHIIRAIVNEPGAVFDDIMKTEQIIERAESVSKHYDELIKCSQAYLLHGEGVHNLNGEQTTIDLRCLKRKLYLTIMSVNILEAVRFYVSFACSFAFAERKVMEGNAKIIKMIARDEALHLTGTQHIINIIREGKDDPEMTVIAAECEKEVIQMFKEACDQEKNWAEYLFRDGSMIGLNAEILKQYLEYITNIRMKAIGLKPLFEDRSNPLPWINHWLDSDNVQVAPQETEITSYLVSAIDNTLDENDSDFGDFKL, from the coding sequence ATGTCATACTCGATTTTTAATAAAAAAATTACGAATACACTGACTCAGCCTATGTTTTTTGGCGATACGGTTAACGTTGCACGCTTTGATAAGCAAAAATTTGAAATGTTTGAAAAACTGACTGAAAAGCAGTTGTCATTTTTTTGGCGTCCAGAAGAAATTGACGTTTCCAAAGATAAAATGGATTTTGCTAAGTTGTTGCCCAATGAAAAACATATTTTTCTTTCTAATCTTCAGTATCAAATTCTTCTAGATTCCGTGCAGGGGCGTAGTCCTAATATTGCATTTTTGCCTATTGTATCTTTACCGGAGTTGGAAAATTGGATTGAAACTTGGAGCTTCTCTGAGACTATTCACTCGCGATCATATACCCATATCATTCGTGCTATTGTCAATGAGCCAGGCGCTGTGTTTGATGATATTATGAAAACAGAGCAAATCATTGAGCGTGCTGAAAGTGTTTCTAAGCATTACGATGAATTAATTAAATGTTCACAAGCTTATCTTTTACATGGTGAGGGAGTGCATAATCTAAATGGTGAGCAAACTACCATTGATTTACGATGTTTAAAACGTAAGCTATATCTGACTATTATGTCTGTTAACATTTTAGAAGCGGTGCGTTTTTATGTGTCGTTTGCTTGCTCTTTTGCCTTTGCAGAGCGTAAGGTAATGGAGGGTAATGCTAAAATTATTAAGATGATTGCGCGTGATGAAGCGCTACATTTAACTGGTACTCAGCATATCATTAACATTATTCGCGAAGGCAAGGACGACCCTGAAATGACTGTTATTGCAGCGGAATGCGAAAAAGAAGTTATTCAAATGTTTAAAGAAGCCTGTGATCAAGAGAAAAATTGGGCTGAATATTTGTTTAGAGATGGTTCAATGATCGGTTTAAACGCTGAAATTTTAAAGCAATATTTAGAATATATTACCAATATACGCATGAAGGCCATTGGTCTTAAGCCTTTATTTGAAGATCGTAGCAACCCACTACCCTGGATCAATCATTGGCTTGATTCTGATAATGTTCAAGTTGCTCCTCAAGAGACAGAAATCACTTCTTATTTGGTGAGTGCTATTGACAATACACTCGATGAAAATGATTCAGATTTTGGTGATTTCAAGCTCTAA
- the umuD gene encoding translesion error-prone DNA polymerase V autoproteolytic subunit, whose protein sequence is MNQKIQTHGGARIGAGRKKNSGKFKEDTKVMRVPVSLVNTVKSTLNVYKSQLKSDVEVLEPDFNAPNVFIPIFSSRVQAGFPSPADDHLEDRLDLNKHLIHHQESTFFVRAQGESMLNAGIHPGDILVVDKSLTAKSGKIVIAVVDGEFTVKRLHKYKGKISLKAENPEFKDIEISEGNELIIWGVVTSTIHQYA, encoded by the coding sequence ATGAATCAAAAAATACAAACTCATGGTGGCGCTAGAATAGGCGCAGGCCGTAAGAAAAATTCGGGTAAATTTAAAGAAGACACCAAGGTAATGCGTGTGCCAGTTAGTCTAGTAAACACCGTTAAATCGACTTTAAATGTATATAAATCTCAATTAAAGTCTGATGTAGAAGTGCTTGAACCAGACTTTAATGCGCCCAATGTGTTTATCCCTATTTTTTCCTCACGTGTGCAGGCTGGATTTCCATCTCCTGCAGATGATCACTTAGAGGATCGTCTTGACTTAAATAAGCATCTGATCCACCATCAGGAATCTACTTTTTTTGTACGTGCACAAGGTGAGTCAATGCTAAATGCTGGAATTCATCCAGGTGATATCCTGGTCGTGGATAAGTCTCTAACTGCTAAAAGTGGAAAAATAGTAATCGCCGTAGTAGATGGTGAATTTACTGTTAAGCGACTACATAAATACAAAGGAAAAATTAGCTTAAAAGCTGAAAATCCAGAATTTAAAGATATTGAGATTAGTGAAGGCAATGAGCTTATTATTTGGGGTGTTGTTACGTCAACTATTCATCAATATGCCTAA